The sequence below is a genomic window from Armatimonadota bacterium.
ATCCCAATAAACTATATCCCTTATGGATTCGGGCCGTCCGGCAATCGTGAAATTCAGACTAATCTTTAACGCTCTCCGTGGTCGGCTTTGAACTCAGCTCGGACAAATTAGCCCTGGGTTTGTTCACAAATAGCTGCAGAAAAATTCTCCTTTACATGGAGTGTGTATAATCCCGATCCTGTTATGCAATTTGGAGTTCAAGATGCGGTAACGCTCCTAGTGGAAACAAAACTAAAGGACGAATCTGGTCGGACACTTTGGATCGCCAACCACGCCATTCACTATTCCTTCATTGCGCCGCTCTACGCTCGTGAAGAAGGGCTTTGCTTGAGCGCTGATCCAAGAGAGAGCTACTCTCCAATGCCCTCGGGAAATGAACTGATGGTGTATCAAGCCGCTGGATTGATACCGAAGCATCTGCCAGAACCCAGACTCCAAACTTCCGACTGGATCTTTGGATTTTTGCTTTGGTGGGTATTCATTGGAGTCACTGCTTACGAATTGATCAAGCGGAAAATTAAGAAAAAGTTTGGTCGCGAGAAAAGTGTAGCAACCCCCGCCGTAGAGCCCGTAGGAGAGCCGAAGACCGAGCCTCAGTCACAGGAAGCCGTTCCAAAGGACGAGGAATACGACGACGATTACGACGAGGAAGAGGAATAACTGCTCAGACCGATCGCCAGCGGCACCAGTCAAACTCGGCGTAGCCGGACTTGGTCGGGCTCATCGCATAAACTCCGACCAGAGCGTCACCCGGTGATCGGAAGGGAAGTTGGATCGAACCGACCACTTCCATGCCTTCAATAATCTCAAAGCGCATTTGGCCTGCTTCGGCTCGCACTCGAAGGCGGGCGGAACCAAACTCAGAACGTTCCATGTCGAGCACAATCCGAGTACTTCGAAAGTCGGTAGTCCGCACTCGGTAACCAGCGGGCGTCACAAAAAGCTCGCATCGAAGCGTGGCGCTTTGGATACTGATTCCGGCTTCATCGTCGCCGGTCAAGAACGCCTCGATGCTGGCTTCGAACTCAACGTTCGCCAACTCACACACTTGACCGATCCACGTGCATCGGCTGTCGTCGGGACCGTATGGGCAACCGGTAAGGATCAGATACCCGAGGCGCTCTTCGAGGGTGAGCAACCCCGGGTCTGACTCGTCGAACACCACCCACTCCGACGATAAGAGACCGTCAAAATCCTCGAACTGCCCCAAATCCTCGACCAAGCGAAGCAATGCCGGCGACGGCTTGTGCGGTGTCGCGGCTTGCTTGCGGTTGAGGGTCTTGGCGCTTTTCATGGCGTTACTTTCCGGTCAAGGCTTTGAAAACGGCTTCGAAAGCGGGTTTCGGCTTGTAGCCCTTGTCGAACAACAAAGCCGCCCCGCGCTTGCCCTGGGTTGAATCGGGAATCCAACTATGCCCATCGGTCATCCCCCAAAGCTGGATGCCTTCGCAGTTCTTGTAGCTGAGGCCCATCTTCACAAACGCTTCGTAGGAGGCCGCCTGTTGCTTCAGGTCGTCGGGGTTGGCCGGAATCTGACCGTAGCTGGGATCGTTTCGGGCCGCCTTTTCGATGGGAACCGAAAGGTCGAGTTCGGTCATCATGAACTTCAGATTGCGGTTTCGAATCTCGTCGAGCACACCATAGAACTTATCGCCTGGTTGTGGAACCTCCACCGCCCAACGGTGGAATTGAAGGCCGATGCCGTCGATCGGCACATTTTTCGACTTCAAAAAGTCGACCATCTTCAGCATGTTCTCGGTCTTCGCTCCGCCGGTTTCCACACTGTAGTCGTTGTAGTACAGGTGGCACTTTGGATCAGCTTCGTGGGCAAATTGAAAGGCGTAGACCAGGAAATCGGTGCCCAATTTGCGATACCAGAACGAGTCACGCAGGTTGAACGGGCGCGTGTTCGGCGCGTCGTCAATGGCTTCGTTGACCACGTCCCACATGGCGATTTTGCCCTTGTAGCGCCCCACCACGGTTGTGATGTAGTCGTGCAGAATCTTCTTCGCCTGTTCGGGCGTGATGTCCTTCTCCATTTGCATCAGCCAGCGGGGAATGGTGTAGCCACGGTCGCTGGCGTACACCAGCACATGGCCTCGAACCTTTAGCTTGTTGGCCTTCGCCCAGTCGATCAGGTAGTCGGGCTTGGAGAAGTCAATCTCGTCCAGACCCTTCCACATTGCCGGAGGCTTCAGGTCGTTCTCGGGCTCGATCATCGTAAAGTGGTCGAGAATCGACTGGCGGTACTGGCCGTCATCGATATTGTTCTTGACCCAGTCGCTCTGGACCGCGACTCCAAAATTGAGTCTATTCTTCTCGGCGAGGGGACGTAAATGATCCTCACCGGGGCCGGCATTGGCCATTAGCATTGCCACCACAACATAGCAGGCTCGCGTCATCGCTTGCCGTTACTATACATGATTTAACGAAAAATCAGAACAGATACCTTAAAGATTGAACGATTTCCACCGGGCGATAAGCCTTCGTGCCTGAGGAGGCTCGATCAAGCCATTCTGGCTGATGTGGTGGTCAAGTTCCTGGATCAGCCAATCTGTCTCTGCCTGAATGAACGGCTTCAAACCTTTCGACTCGCCATACCCGGTCAGGTACTCGCGAGTGAATCGTCGCGTCATGCGGGCAAAGTCCTTTTCTGATCGATCGAGCAGGGGCGTGCAAAGCAGGAGCGAGACGGTGCGTGCGACGTCGCGTCGCGGATCGCCCCAACTGGAGTTCGTCCAGTCAATGACGGCCGCGATGCCGTGAAAGTCGACCAAGATGTTGAGGGGATGATAGTCGAGGTGCAAGAGACTGGTACCGTCTTGGCGCATGGTGTCTTCGTGCAACCGGCGATGGAGCCGACCAGCGGCTCGGCCCAGATGCGACATCGCCTCTGGCGAATCGCACGCATCCGAGAGCGTTTTTCCGTCGATCCATTCGAGCACCATGCACGGGTGGCTTCGGAACATGCCGGAACGCAGAACGCCAGGAACCGGAATCCCAGCCGCCGAAGCCAAATTCATCGCCTGGATTTCGAAGCGGAATTGCTCGGCCTGTTCAGGACGAAAAACCCGGAGGGCGGCGTAGCCCTCGTCGATCATCACCTTCCAGATTTGGGTGTCCATTCCCCCGGTCTCCTTCTGCATGACGATGAAATCGCCGCAGTCGAGATACCGCAGAATGTCGGCAGGGTTGAACTGGATAGTTGCGTTAGGGGTAGCCATCAAGCGCCTTCGACCCAAAACGCCCGATAAACGACGCCGTCGTCGCCAATCTTGTCTTCGGTCCTAAACTGGGGAGCCATGGTTGCCAAGTGGGAGACCCAATCGTTGCGTTCGCTTTGCGTCAGATTCTGAAACATGGCTTCTTCGTCTTGATTCCAAGGGCGGCCCTTGGCAGCTACGAAGAGGTCGGCAAAGCTGAAACAGCATTCGGGTCCTCGCATGCTCCCAGTTTACATGCGCAGGGACGCTACCCTTCAAATAGTACGAAATTTGTCGATGCGATCTGGTGACGGCGAGCGGTTAAACTGGCACCAGCATGTCTCGCGCAACCAAGTTCGCTCTTCCTCTCTTCCTGCTTGCCGCTTTGCCCGTCTGTGCGTCAGCGCAGGATGCCGACCTCACTGCGAAGATCAAGGCGATTCCTCGCGTGATCAGCGTTCAATCCAGCGGGGCGAACTACGAGATCATGTTCGACCAGCCGTTGGACCACACGAACCCCAGCGGAGCCCACTTCCAACAGCGAATCTTTCTGCGTAATGCGGGGCCAGACAAGCCGGTGCTCCTCGGTACTGAAGGCTATTCGGCTCGCGGCGTGTACGGTGGCGAACTCAAGACCATCCTGAACGATCCCAACCAACTGACGGTCGAACATCGGTTCTTCGGTAAGTCGATGCCCTCGCCGGTGGAGTGGAAGTACCTGACGATCAAGAATGCCGCCGACGACATGCACGACATCGTGACCGCCTTTAAGAACCTGTACAAAGGGAAGTGGGTGGCCAGCGGCGCCAGCAAGGGTGGTCAAACCGCGCTGTTCTTCAAGGCTTACTATCCGAACGATGTCGATGTAACAGTGGCCTACGTCGCGCCGATCAACCTCGCGCAGGAGGACCCGCGCATCTATCAATGGCTGAATTCAGTGGGCGACGAAGGCACTCGGCAGAAGATCAAAGACTTGCAGATTGCGCTGTTGAAGAGGGAAGACGAGGTGCTTCCGCTTCTGAATGCCGACCCCAAGGACTATGCGATGGGTGTAAACAAGGCGTACG
It includes:
- a CDS encoding phosphotransferase, which translates into the protein MVLEWIDGKTLSDACDSPEAMSHLGRAAGRLHRRLHEDTMRQDGTSLLHLDYHPLNILVDFHGIAAVIDWTNSSWGDPRRDVARTVSLLLCTPLLDRSEKDFARMTRRFTREYLTGYGESKGLKPFIQAETDWLIQELDHHISQNGLIEPPQARRLIARWKSFNL
- a CDS encoding peptidase — encoded protein: MSRATKFALPLFLLAALPVCASAQDADLTAKIKAIPRVISVQSSGANYEIMFDQPLDHTNPSGAHFQQRIFLRNAGPDKPVLLGTEGYSARGVYGGELKTILNDPNQLTVEHRFFGKSMPSPVEWKYLTIKNAADDMHDIVTAFKNLYKGKWVASGASKGGQTALFFKAYYPNDVDVTVAYVAPINLAQEDPRIYQWLNSVGDEGTRQKIKDLQIALLKREDEVLPLLNADPKDYAMGVNKAYEYGVLEFPFALWQYGTKPEGLPEPDAPAAELAKAYRQVNSMFYYSDAGIKTFQAFYYQAFTEIGYYNYDITDFRPYLKHNPNPTNLDLCPPGTKDSIVYNPATLSFVYHFLQYEANNVIYVYGETDTWSATQMELIGRTNEVKILVKGAYHNASIRLASPLQKSQVLAAMEDWLGMQLTKV